The segment gaaagaaAGCTTCTTTTGCTCATAAGAGACATTAATGTTACCTGAACAGTTCATCTCGTGCTCCTCACCTGGTCACTTCGTCACCACTTTTCGCCACTGCCACTTAAACAACTGTTTTCACTACACAAATGCAATAGAAACAAAGTTTGTTTTCGTTGTTTTGATCTCCCCCTTTAAAGGTGCTCCCTCCATTTCAGACTCGCTCCCCTTCTTGTCGTTCACCTATTTTTGCAACTGTTTATGGTGTTCTAGAGTTCTAAAAGCTGCAAGTCGTAGTCGAAATACGTATTCGTCACGTCAGTcaaattatagtagaactaaaaggaattCATTTCTAATTAGTTCGCCTTGAGAAAATGAAGAGCGGGATACAACAAAGGCCTGAACAATGCACAATAGATAAAAAAAACCGATCGCTTTGAATAATTCACTAAAAAACCGGTTTATATttttcaattgaattgaatcacacagaaaatagaagtaatttgcTCTTTTCAAAATGAGGTAAAATTGTAACGAAATTTACTgccataacagtcccatttatataggaaactccatataAAATAAGACAGTTATACGAGTAGTGGCAGTTAGTTAAACGTAAATAATATTACATTACAAGCAGTATAAAACTGTAAACTTGTTGATGTGGTATGCTTTGAGCACCCAGGTGTTGCAACAAGGATTATTGTATAGATATAGATAGGAAAAAATACAGATTCCTAATTACTCCCCTGTAGAACATCAATATTTATTCTTTCTTACGCCATACCCGTTGTTCGGAGGATAATAATAATACTCATCCTTAATAATAAACGCTTCTCTTCTATTCTAACTCTCCTCCCTTAAGCCAACTTTTGCAGCTGTTTTCGTCATGGTTTGACACTTTTTCTGTTTGCCCTTCGAGTTAATGGTTCAAATCTTTTTAAGTATTTCTTCCCGGTAGCAAAATGtgttttttacccaaaattgtgattaaaatcatttttttgttgCTTCGTTTTTCTCATGATTTACAGGTGAAGTTCGAATTGTTGCATTTTGGTGGTAATTCATCAAAAACCTCATTAAAATTGTCTCCGAAGTATGCAAAGCTTTTATCGTTTCATTTAAAGTTTATAGTCGAAACAAAATTCATCAGCATAAATGGACAAGCTTGCTCACGTCAATATTCCATTTACATATAAACCCAAACGTTTTTGTTATCGTTTTCTTCATATATCTCTTTTTagagaaatttaaatttcgcaCTGATCAACCTTACTTCAAAAAGATGTTTACATCAGCGATTAAAATGCATCTCAAATAAGTTAGATGAACAAACACGCATTACGCTTGAAAGCAGACAATATCCAATCAATGCCATACAAACCGTTACTATCATACTTTAAAACCTTTCGCTGTCAACCAGACGCATAAAATATTACAAATTACAGCATTCGATAAACTACTTGTAAACCAGAAGAAACTATGCACCTTCAATTCAATGTATATTAACTGGCGCAGGAAAAACCCTGGCAGCAGCGGCGCTATTACCGGCTCGGCATTCCATCCGTAGGACGGCGTCAGTTACAAGGCACGCCATTCATCAATCGCGGAGTTTACTACAATCGAAACAATGGAGTTAATGAAGCGTTCAAACCAGCTTACGAGACAATGTCGCATCCAATTGCTGTTTCACTCATTATAGTAACACAAACCCCTAAGCAAAGAAAGCAAAAACCAAAAAGCGAATTGAAAATATGTCGAACACCACTTCTTCAATGAAGTgggttgaaaaataaatttctttagAAATGTTTAGGAAACACTTAACAGGTAAGATACAGTTCTTCCGTGGTTACTTCTTTTTGCCCTTCTTGGCAggtttcttcgcttttttgGGTGCCTCTTTGACCGGTGGCTTCTTGACGTCATCGAACTCTGCCTCAATCACCTGTACTCCTCGGGTTTCTTTCGGGCGTTTCTCCACCATGGGTCCCTTCGGTGTTCGGAGTTCCAGCTCGATCTGATTGGGGCTGCCGTCGCCGTGGGTGGTTTTATTTTTACCCAACTTTAGCACGAACACATCCACATTCGGGTCGTGCCAACCTTTCCTACAAATCTCAATACCGTTGGCCGCTGCTGGATCCTCCGTGCTTTCCGGGTCACGTGTTTGCATGCAAATGGATCTGGTCGGATCGGGCCGTTTTCGGAAATCTTCTGCGCAGATTGGACGTTTTTGCTTGCATACTAGAAAATCACCGGACCACTGTTGGGCGGGGTATTTAAGGTTGCCGCGAACTACCGGCAAACGGCAAGGGTTTTTCTGTCGTTCGACGTAGCGTTCCTGTAGGGCGTACACTCCTTCCGGAAGTGTTAGCGATGTCTAGTATTTAAATCatagaaaattattttctagACTTAGTTTAAGCGAGTGAAGCACTTACCCAGCAACCTTTCACACATTTCCCGTCCTGCTCATCGCCCAGCATGACTTTGATGTCGGAATTCTTCTCCACTCGTATCGAAATCGCATTGCCATTCATCTCGGCCGTGTACTCATCGTAGGGCGCACATACCGATTCTTTACTTGTAACCGAGACCGCTGGAGTTGGAGGCTGAGAGGGGATACTTCGGTTGTCACACTCCTTGCACAGCACCGGATGTGGGTGGGCTAAATCGTCAAAAGCCACACATTTCATGTACCGCTCCTGCTCATCGGCATCGGTCGACTTGAAGCAAGTAACTCCGGGTTCTTCGGTTTTAGCACCAAACATTACCTTTTGGGTAATCCTTGAACCCAAACAGGAGATCCTCAGCGTCACCACGACGCAACCTTGAACGTCCTCCCCGTTGTCCGAGTGTAGCGGATAAAGAGACTTGATTGTTTCCGAAACTGGGATTGTTTTTTTCGCGATGGAGTTTTCGGAGCGAGCCGAATGGATTGACGTTTCGGAACTTTGCTTTCCATTAATTTCATTGTAGCTTTTAACCAACTTGGAGAAAATTTCGTTCGCCGGTTGTTTCCATTTTCCAAGAACGATTTTTCCGCCATCCTCTTGCTTCTCTAAGGCCGAGATTTCAAACTCCAACTCGTCGTCGGCTAGGGCTTTTTCGCTCAGTACGAACATGCAACTTTCGCCTAGTTTGCTTGGGTGCTCTAGGTCTAGCCGAGAACCGAAATCTTTCTCGCATACCTCACAGCGAGCCAGATTAGCCAGTTGGAAGCGAACGCATCGTTCCGGACATTCGGTGCGATCTTCCTGAACCTGAACCTCGGATGAGGTAGCCAGCGGAGATTCCGCCGCTAGTTCGGCGTCAGCTTCTTTTTCCCGGGGGAACATTTGCAGTTCGTCAACGATCAGTTCCACCAAAAAGATACGGTTTGCGGTCATTTTGTTCGGTAAAAGTTTGGAATTTAGAATTTTGCAGAATTGTTGAAATTTTGATACGTTGATGCGGTAATTTGACAACTGAATGATTGCGTTTAACACTAGCCTACTGATTGAAATTTTGCCTTCGTGTTTCTAaccattttgtttttcttttcttttatttcaggtaGGTCAACCTATTGTTCAACGGATTGTAAGAAAAGTTTCAAGTGAGTTTCTTTTAATCTACGAAAGTCTTTGTCTATAAAATTATTAATTGACTTCATCAACTGTCAACGCACCTACCGTCGGAAGCTTTGATTGAGGTTACCAAATTCGACTCCTAATTAAACCTTCCAGCCAGCAATCATCCAATTCATAGAAGACAGCCCACATTTCGTCGGTTCGCAGTGATGTAAGACCCTCTCTAGTAGTTGGTATCCCAGCTTGTGTGTGGTTGCTTTGCTGCTGGTCCCGTCCTCCAACCCACAACACGCAGAAAGAGAGTAATTTGTAGAGTCTAGTGCCGGCAGCTGATTGCGGTCGATCAAGCGCCAATAAATCAGACTACTAGCACAGACTTACAGACATAACCcttagaagaaaaatcaacaacaattatcgcacctcacatttagcctaaaCACTAGCACCagctatgatcgacattcccaaataccaAATAGCAataggagtatccctcgaattagcaagtattttttatgggatattccccttctttcgtcaaaaagcgccactttgaccaaaacggagacattcccaactaagcccaaatttgaaatgacggtttaatcggtgcgaagaatagtaaacgagtgttatgtctgtttggcTGTGCTACTAGTAAGCCACTCCGCACGGTCCGACGACGAAGAGACGAACGAAAGTGCTCACCTATGCGTAACATTGGTTAATTATGCACGATCTACTAGCCAAGGAGGAGGAGTAGATGGGCTTTCCCATGGGGTTGGTTCTCATTGTACTGCTAGACTTATTGTCGTCagcagttgttgttgttgttgttgttattgttgagcCACCAAAGTTGAAATCGGGCCAAATTATGCATCAAACGGTACCCTATGGGTGGGCCTCTCTACCGTCAATCGAATAATGCAAAATTATATTCCGCAACCCATCGAGAATTGGTCGAGCATGTGAACGAAGCGAAGAGCAGCAGCAGAAGGCATATAATTATGTGGCCAGACCGGGCACGAGAGCTTTTTgtttgttaaatttatttttactcAAAATTAGGTTAATATATTCA is part of the Sabethes cyaneus chromosome 2, idSabCyanKW18_F2, whole genome shotgun sequence genome and harbors:
- the LOC128735119 gene encoding uncharacterized protein LOC128735119, producing MTANRIFLVELIVDELQMFPREKEADAELAAESPLATSSEVQVQEDRTECPERCVRFQLANLARCEVCEKDFGSRLDLEHPSKLGESCMFVLSEKALADDELEFEISALEKQEDGGKIVLGKWKQPANEIFSKLVKSYNEINGKQSSETSIHSARSENSIAKKTIPVSETIKSLYPLHSDNGEDVQGCVVVTLRISCLGSRITQKVMFGAKTEEPGVTCFKSTDADEQERYMKCVAFDDLAHPHPVLCKECDNRSIPSQPPTPAVSVTSKESVCAPYDEYTAEMNGNAISIRVEKNSDIKVMLGDEQDGKCVKGCWTSLTLPEGVYALQERYVERQKNPCRLPVVRGNLKYPAQQWSGDFLVCKQKRPICAEDFRKRPDPTRSICMQTRDPESTEDPAAANGIEICRKGWHDPNVDVFVLKLGKNKTTHGDGSPNQIELELRTPKGPMVEKRPKETRGVQVIEAEFDDVKKPPVKEAPKKAKKPAKKGKKK